From Cellulomonas dongxiuzhuiae, the proteins below share one genomic window:
- a CDS encoding SDR family NAD(P)-dependent oxidoreductase: MDRTTAPSPTRARAGRDDDARRVALVTGATSGIGAATALELAWRGLRVVVLGRDAERGAGVVERIRASGGQAALVTADLCDDDALESAVDEAAAVWGRLDHAFNNAGVTGPGTVADARVEDFDRAFAVNTRALWLCMRAEVRHMTVSGGGSIVNNLSVHSVRTVFRGVAPYAASKAAALALTRCAAVELADQSIRVNGVASGPVDTGMFAGPGMAPPGADAWDTLLPMGRAGTTGEVADAVAWLFSDEARYVTGNVIAVDGGFLAR, encoded by the coding sequence ATGGACCGCACCACCGCACCCTCGCCGACGCGTGCCCGCGCGGGCAGGGACGACGACGCGCGTCGCGTCGCCCTCGTGACCGGGGCGACGTCCGGCATCGGCGCGGCGACGGCCCTCGAGCTCGCGTGGCGCGGCCTGCGGGTCGTCGTGCTCGGTCGGGACGCCGAGCGCGGCGCCGGCGTGGTCGAGCGCATCCGCGCGTCGGGCGGCCAGGCCGCGCTCGTCACGGCGGACCTGTGCGACGACGACGCGCTCGAGTCCGCCGTCGACGAGGCGGCCGCGGTCTGGGGACGCCTCGACCACGCCTTCAACAACGCCGGCGTGACCGGTCCCGGCACGGTCGCCGACGCCCGCGTCGAGGACTTCGACCGTGCGTTCGCCGTCAACACCCGCGCGCTGTGGTTGTGCATGCGCGCGGAGGTCCGCCACATGACGGTCTCCGGCGGCGGGTCCATCGTCAACAACCTCTCGGTGCACTCCGTGCGCACCGTGTTCCGCGGTGTCGCACCGTACGCCGCGTCGAAGGCGGCCGCGCTGGCGCTCACGCGGTGCGCCGCGGTCGAGCTGGCCGACCAGAGCATCCGCGTCAACGGCGTGGCGTCCGGTCCGGTCGACACCGGCATGTTCGCAGGTCCGGGCATGGCACCGCCGGGCGCCGACGCGTGGGACACGCTGCTGCCCATGGGGCGCGCCGGGACGACCGGTGAGGTCGCGGACGCGGTCGCCTGGCTGTTCTCCGACGAGGCCCGGTACGTCACCGGCAACGTCATCGCGGTCGACGGCGGGTTCCTGGCCCGCTGA
- a CDS encoding threonine/serine exporter family protein — MTLSATALPTTFPTTASVTEMDGLGTPRAGTPDPTEPATTTRPDVTDAPTEDATPAPAPPPVVPASPDPQVPVPTVEPTPGVGTLAPTATPTSALTPTPTTGAVMPSWTTRPAVVESSLPWGMVAVAALVLVLAAVGLAWGWRRSGRSSAATADAAAPTTAATTVAAGDDAPTLVLPPADDAETTAELPVVAPDDAQPAGVDALTARADATVLFLARLGEAMIDTGSPIVQVNSTLERVAAVNGLPDAAVVTFPTAMIVSVPQHDTVQTAVSTAGGRTLRLDQIADVLDLAHAASKGDVRPREGMAALASIVLSEPAVSVARRAAGYVAVAAGLSLVLGGGWLDTLVAAVLGGVVAAVTTATRRVPAVYQGLLVALCAFVVAVPVLLLVRTGWPVGLLAPLAAPLVTFLPGALLTTGVIDLATRQMIAGSSRLAAGILQLVLLALGITSAAGLVGVPPTDVGTASTGQPLGWAGPWIGVLVYAVGVVLHYAAHRAALPWITLVLVVAYAGQVIGGFLFGAVVSSFIGALVMTPVAMLAAARRGGPPFLVTFLPGFWVLVPGALGLVGVTSALGRSPDQALTTIVTTGVSMVAISLGVLAGLALGGGVQRRVAPDAPLIV; from the coding sequence GTGACGCTGTCCGCGACGGCCCTCCCCACGACGTTCCCGACGACGGCGTCGGTGACGGAGATGGACGGGCTCGGGACGCCGCGGGCCGGGACGCCGGACCCGACCGAGCCCGCGACGACGACCCGGCCCGACGTGACGGACGCGCCGACCGAGGACGCCACGCCCGCGCCGGCACCGCCGCCCGTCGTCCCGGCGAGCCCGGATCCCCAGGTCCCGGTGCCCACGGTCGAGCCCACGCCCGGGGTCGGGACCCTCGCGCCCACGGCGACCCCGACCTCGGCCCTCACCCCGACGCCCACGACGGGGGCGGTCATGCCCAGCTGGACGACCCGCCCGGCGGTCGTCGAGTCGTCGTTGCCCTGGGGCATGGTCGCGGTGGCGGCGCTGGTGCTCGTGCTCGCGGCGGTCGGGCTCGCGTGGGGCTGGCGCCGGTCCGGCCGGTCGTCCGCCGCGACCGCCGACGCCGCGGCACCCACCACGGCCGCGACCACGGTGGCTGCGGGTGACGACGCGCCGACCCTCGTGCTGCCACCGGCGGATGACGCCGAGACGACGGCCGAGCTGCCGGTCGTCGCGCCCGACGACGCGCAGCCCGCCGGGGTCGACGCGCTGACCGCCCGCGCCGACGCCACCGTGCTGTTCCTCGCGCGGCTGGGCGAGGCCATGATCGACACGGGCTCCCCGATCGTGCAGGTCAACTCCACGCTCGAGCGCGTGGCGGCGGTCAACGGGCTGCCCGACGCCGCCGTCGTGACCTTCCCCACGGCGATGATCGTCTCGGTGCCGCAGCACGACACCGTGCAGACGGCCGTGAGCACGGCCGGTGGCCGGACGCTGCGCCTCGACCAGATCGCCGACGTCCTCGACCTCGCGCACGCGGCGTCCAAGGGTGACGTGCGACCGCGTGAGGGGATGGCCGCGCTGGCCTCGATCGTGCTGTCCGAGCCGGCGGTGTCGGTGGCTCGTCGTGCCGCGGGGTACGTCGCGGTCGCCGCGGGGCTGTCGCTGGTCCTCGGGGGCGGGTGGCTCGACACCCTGGTCGCGGCCGTGCTCGGGGGTGTCGTCGCCGCGGTGACGACGGCGACGCGGCGGGTGCCGGCGGTGTACCAGGGCCTGCTCGTGGCGCTGTGCGCGTTCGTCGTCGCCGTGCCCGTGCTGCTGCTGGTCCGCACGGGCTGGCCCGTCGGGCTGCTGGCACCCCTTGCTGCGCCGCTCGTGACGTTCCTGCCCGGTGCGCTGCTGACCACCGGCGTCATCGACCTCGCGACCCGCCAGATGATCGCCGGGTCCTCGCGGCTCGCGGCGGGCATCCTGCAGCTCGTGCTGCTCGCGCTCGGGATCACGTCCGCGGCCGGCCTCGTCGGGGTGCCACCAACGGACGTGGGGACGGCGAGCACGGGTCAGCCGCTGGGGTGGGCCGGCCCCTGGATCGGCGTGCTGGTGTACGCCGTCGGGGTGGTGCTGCACTACGCGGCGCACCGCGCGGCGCTGCCGTGGATCACGCTCGTGCTCGTCGTCGCGTACGCCGGCCAGGTCATCGGTGGCTTCCTGTTCGGCGCCGTCGTGTCGTCGTTCATCGGTGCGCTCGTGATGACGCCCGTGGCGATGCTCGCGGCGGCACGCCGGGGCGGACCGCCGTTCCTGGTGACGTTCCTGCCCGGGTTCTGGGTGCTGGTCCCCGGGGCGCTCGGCCTGGTCGGGGTCACGTCCGCGCTGGGACGCTCGCCCGACCAGGCGCTGACGACCATCGTGACGACGGGTGTCTCGATGGTCGCCATCAGCCTCGGCGTGCTGGCCGGGCTCGCGCTGGGCGGCGGCGTCCAGCGCAGGGTCGCGCCGGACGCGCCGCTGATCGTGTGA
- a CDS encoding alpha/beta fold hydrolase, protein MNHDTRRFPAPGGQVGPLWVVTRGSGPPLVLLHGNGEDHHVFDGMVPALGAGRTLIGIDSRAHGRSPRGDGPLRIATMADDVAHVLDLLDLPSVDVLGFSDGGNVALELAVRHPGRIRRLVVVGANLFPAGMSRTMRAVGRVGHGLLSALARVVPRLRVPAERFALMVHDPCLDPADLARVDIPTLVVAGERDVVRPEHTRLIGASIPGARTAVLAGVGHMIPVQAPDRLSALVTAFLAEGPSHEASAGTAGTTRANP, encoded by the coding sequence GTGAACCACGACACACGGCGCTTCCCCGCACCGGGCGGGCAGGTGGGGCCGTTGTGGGTCGTCACGCGCGGCTCGGGGCCCCCGCTGGTCCTGCTGCACGGCAACGGCGAGGACCACCACGTCTTCGACGGGATGGTGCCGGCGCTGGGCGCCGGGCGCACGCTCATCGGCATCGACTCGCGCGCCCACGGACGCAGCCCGCGCGGTGACGGCCCGCTACGCATCGCCACGATGGCCGACGACGTCGCGCACGTGCTCGACCTGCTGGACCTGCCGAGCGTCGACGTGCTCGGCTTCTCCGACGGCGGCAACGTCGCGCTCGAGCTCGCGGTACGTCACCCCGGGCGGATCCGTCGTCTCGTCGTCGTCGGGGCCAACCTGTTCCCGGCGGGCATGAGCAGGACGATGCGCGCGGTGGGACGCGTCGGCCACGGCCTGCTGTCGGCGCTCGCGCGCGTCGTGCCTCGGCTGCGCGTGCCCGCCGAGCGGTTCGCGCTGATGGTCCACGACCCGTGCCTCGACCCCGCCGACCTCGCGCGCGTGGACATCCCGACGCTGGTCGTGGCGGGCGAGCGGGACGTCGTGCGGCCGGAGCACACGCGGCTGATCGGCGCGTCGATCCCCGGTGCGCGCACCGCTGTGCTGGCCGGTGTGGGCCACATGATCCCCGTGCAGGCGCCCGACCGGCTGAGCGCGCTCGTCACCGCCTTCCTGGCGGAGGGGCCGTCCCATGAGGCGTCCGCGGGGACCGCCGGAACAACTCGCGCGAATCCGTGA
- a CDS encoding family 43 glycosylhydrolase — protein sequence MSTTSSSTRPHARRLLATATALATAASVGMVAVAHAPAAAAATVDTGTSYVLVNRNSGKALDVYNFATADGARLTQWTRGTNANQQWRFLDSGGGYYRVRSQHSGKVLDVSGWSTADGGRVVQWSDTNGANQQWRLQDAADGYVSLISRHSGKALEVQNASRDDNAEIVQYNPWGGTNQQWQLVPVGSPVTPTPTPTTTTPPVTGTFTNPVVWQDFADGDIIRVGDAYYYSASTMHYSPGAPILRSYDLVNWEYAGHSVPRLDFDDAKYDLVGGHRYVKGIWASTLNYRPSDRTYYWYGCTEFNRTYVYTASSVDGTWTKKARINSCYYDAGLLIDDDDTMYLAYGNGTISVAQLNADGTQQVRAQQVYQTPSSIGTLEGARFYKKDGYYYIWLTRPANGQYVLRSRSPFGPYEQRQVLLDLPGPISGGGVPHQGGIVQTQNGDWWYMAFTDAYPGGRMPTLAPLTWNDGWPSVQTVNGRWGTTYPRPAISTTRTVQPMTGRDTFTGTRLGPRWEWNHNPDTSRFSVGDGLRLQTATVTNDLYAARNTLTHRIQGPSSTATIELDYSAMANGDRAGLAMLRQSSAWIGVVKAGNGTTRVVMTDGLAMDSSWSTTSTGSERAGADVSGGRIWLRTSADIRPGSGRQATFSYSTDGTTFRTLGPAFTLNNDWQFFMGYRFGIFNHATTSLGGAVTVRSFDLTTP from the coding sequence ATGTCAACCACGTCCAGCTCTACGCGCCCTCATGCCAGGCGGCTGCTCGCCACGGCGACGGCGCTCGCCACCGCGGCGTCCGTCGGCATGGTGGCCGTCGCCCACGCCCCCGCCGCAGCGGCCGCCACCGTCGACACCGGGACGTCGTACGTCCTGGTCAACCGCAACAGCGGCAAGGCCCTCGACGTCTACAACTTCGCCACGGCCGACGGCGCGCGCCTCACGCAGTGGACACGCGGGACCAACGCCAACCAGCAGTGGCGGTTCCTCGACTCCGGCGGCGGGTACTACCGCGTCCGGTCGCAGCACTCCGGCAAGGTGCTCGACGTGAGCGGCTGGTCCACGGCCGACGGCGGCCGCGTCGTCCAGTGGTCCGACACCAACGGGGCGAACCAGCAGTGGCGCCTGCAGGATGCGGCGGACGGCTACGTGTCGCTCATCAGCCGTCACTCCGGCAAGGCGCTGGAGGTGCAGAACGCGTCGCGGGACGACAACGCCGAGATCGTCCAGTACAACCCGTGGGGAGGAACCAACCAGCAGTGGCAGCTCGTGCCCGTAGGGAGCCCCGTGACGCCGACGCCCACACCCACCACCACGACGCCGCCGGTCACCGGTACGTTCACCAACCCGGTCGTCTGGCAGGACTTCGCCGACGGCGACATCATCCGCGTCGGTGACGCGTACTACTACTCCGCCTCGACGATGCACTACTCGCCGGGTGCGCCGATCCTGCGCTCGTACGACCTCGTGAACTGGGAGTACGCCGGTCACTCGGTGCCGCGACTCGACTTCGACGACGCGAAGTACGACCTGGTCGGCGGCCACCGCTACGTCAAGGGCATCTGGGCGTCGACGCTGAACTACCGGCCCAGCGACCGGACGTACTACTGGTACGGCTGCACGGAGTTCAACCGCACCTACGTCTACACGGCGTCGTCGGTCGACGGCACGTGGACCAAGAAGGCGCGGATCAACAGCTGCTACTACGACGCCGGCCTGCTGATCGACGACGACGACACGATGTACCTCGCCTACGGCAACGGCACGATCAGCGTCGCGCAGCTCAACGCCGACGGCACGCAGCAGGTCCGGGCGCAGCAGGTGTACCAGACTCCGTCGAGCATCGGGACGCTCGAGGGTGCGCGGTTCTACAAGAAGGACGGGTACTACTACATCTGGCTCACGCGCCCCGCCAACGGCCAGTACGTGCTGCGCTCCCGCTCCCCGTTCGGCCCGTACGAGCAGCGTCAGGTGCTGCTCGACCTGCCGGGCCCGATCAGCGGCGGTGGCGTCCCGCACCAGGGCGGCATCGTCCAGACGCAGAACGGCGACTGGTGGTACATGGCGTTCACCGACGCGTACCCCGGGGGGCGGATGCCGACGCTCGCGCCGCTCACCTGGAACGACGGCTGGCCCAGCGTGCAGACCGTCAACGGCCGGTGGGGCACCACCTACCCGCGGCCGGCGATCAGCACGACGCGCACGGTGCAGCCCATGACGGGCCGGGACACGTTCACCGGGACCCGGCTGGGCCCGCGGTGGGAGTGGAACCACAACCCCGACACGAGCCGCTTCTCGGTCGGCGACGGCCTGCGCCTGCAGACGGCGACCGTCACCAACGACCTCTACGCCGCCCGCAACACCCTCACGCACCGCATCCAGGGGCCGTCGTCCACCGCGACGATCGAGCTCGACTACTCCGCCATGGCCAACGGCGACCGGGCGGGCCTGGCGATGCTGCGGCAGTCGTCCGCGTGGATCGGGGTGGTCAAGGCCGGCAACGGCACCACGCGGGTCGTCATGACGGACGGCCTGGCGATGGACTCGTCCTGGTCGACCACGAGCACCGGCAGCGAACGTGCCGGCGCGGACGTCAGCGGGGGCAGGATCTGGCTGCGGACGTCGGCTGACATCCGCCCCGGGTCGGGCCGGCAGGCCACGTTCTCCTACAGCACCGACGGCACGACGTTCCGGACCCTGGGGCCGGCGTTCACCCTCAACAACGACTGGCAGTTCTTCATGGGCTACCGGTTCGGCATCTTCAACCACGCGACGACGTCCCTGGGTGGTGCCGTGACGGTCCGCAGCTTCGACCTCACGACGCCCTGA
- a CDS encoding MsnO8 family LLM class oxidoreductase, whose product MTAISVLDLVPVRSDQTTADALAATLALARVADEVGARRYWVAEHHNMPAVAATNAPLLMSLVAAATSRVRVGSGGVMLPNHSPLVVAEQVALLEAAFPGRVDVGIGRAPGSDPVTSHLLRRGSTGDGVDTFDADVAALAALVRPDGVQVRVGSSTYPLRATPRAVSAPQLWLLGSSSYSAQLAGRLGLPYVFAHHFAGRGTDEAVALYRETFVPSETLAEPRTIAVANVAVAPTAQEAHRLALPQVRTMWRLRSGTTLEPQELVEDAEAAPLPASADDALRALTSSWIIGDPAQAAEQVRELARRLGTDEIMVQPVAGATRGTPADRAPAREQTLRLLAEALA is encoded by the coding sequence GTGACCGCCATCTCCGTGCTCGACCTCGTGCCCGTCCGCTCCGACCAGACCACGGCCGACGCCCTCGCCGCCACGCTCGCGCTGGCCCGCGTCGCCGACGAGGTCGGCGCACGCCGCTACTGGGTCGCCGAGCACCACAACATGCCGGCCGTCGCGGCCACCAACGCCCCGCTCCTGATGTCGCTCGTCGCCGCTGCGACGTCGCGCGTGCGCGTGGGGTCCGGCGGCGTGATGCTGCCGAACCACTCGCCGCTGGTCGTCGCGGAGCAGGTCGCCCTGCTGGAGGCCGCGTTCCCCGGGCGCGTCGACGTCGGCATCGGGCGCGCGCCCGGGTCGGACCCGGTGACGAGCCACCTGCTGCGGCGCGGGTCGACGGGTGACGGTGTGGACACGTTCGACGCCGACGTCGCCGCGCTGGCCGCGCTCGTGCGGCCCGACGGCGTGCAGGTACGCGTCGGGTCGTCGACGTACCCGCTGCGCGCGACGCCGCGCGCCGTGTCCGCACCTCAGCTGTGGCTGCTCGGGTCGTCGTCGTACTCCGCACAGCTCGCCGGGCGGCTCGGCCTGCCGTACGTCTTCGCCCACCACTTCGCGGGACGCGGCACCGACGAGGCCGTCGCGCTGTACCGCGAGACGTTCGTGCCGTCCGAGACGCTCGCCGAGCCGCGCACGATCGCCGTGGCGAACGTCGCCGTGGCACCGACCGCGCAGGAGGCGCACCGCCTGGCCCTGCCGCAGGTGCGCACGATGTGGCGGCTGCGCTCGGGCACGACGCTCGAGCCGCAGGAGCTGGTCGAGGACGCCGAGGCGGCTCCCCTGCCCGCGTCCGCGGACGACGCCCTCAGAGCCCTGACCTCGTCGTGGATCATCGGCGACCCGGCGCAGGCGGCCGAGCAGGTCCGCGAGCTGGCCCGACGCCTGGGCACCGACGAGATCATGGTGCAGCCGGTCGCCGGCGCGACGCGCGGCACCCCGGCGGACCGCGCACCGGCCCGCGAGCAGACCCTGCGCCTCCTCGCCGAAGCCCTCGCCTGA
- a CDS encoding DoxX family protein, which produces MGTDRSRTDRPRDGLARTIGRVALGGFLAFAGTSHLTFAREEFQAQVPSWVPVDTDLVVVGSGVVEIALGAALVAAPARYRPWVGAAAAAFFVAVFPGNVAQYVEGNDGFGLDTDAKRLARLPFQGALVLWALWSTGAWRAWRSQRVRAVTGSRGVRK; this is translated from the coding sequence GTGGGTACTGACCGCAGCCGGACGGACCGACCCCGCGACGGGCTCGCGCGGACGATCGGGCGCGTGGCGCTCGGCGGGTTCCTCGCCTTCGCCGGAACGAGCCACCTGACGTTCGCGCGCGAGGAGTTCCAGGCGCAGGTGCCGTCGTGGGTGCCGGTCGACACCGACCTGGTCGTCGTGGGCTCGGGCGTCGTCGAGATCGCTCTCGGTGCCGCGCTGGTCGCCGCGCCGGCGCGCTACCGGCCGTGGGTGGGCGCCGCGGCCGCGGCCTTCTTCGTCGCTGTCTTCCCCGGCAACGTGGCGCAGTACGTCGAGGGCAACGACGGCTTCGGGCTCGACACGGACGCCAAGCGCCTCGCTCGGCTGCCGTTCCAGGGTGCGCTGGTGCTCTGGGCGCTGTGGTCCACGGGCGCGTGGCGCGCGTGGCGCTCTCAGCGGGTGAGAGCGGTCACCGGATCGCGCGGCGTCAGGAAGTAG
- a CDS encoding NYN domain-containing protein, with protein sequence MTITPEHTRRLRSALFVDFDNVYIGLARLDPQAAEAFATDPAHWLSELGQGSDVDGDLTRRFLVRACYLNPSVYSRFRPNFTRAGFKVVDCPSLTQQGKSSADINLVLDAVDALAATTHYDEFVIVSADADFTPLAQRCRADDRRVTIITASPAASAYRSVADTVIGADALADLVTQTASTFVADPVPEPVAVETETVVVEPVAAAAPPEAAPTTTRTGRSRRATRGVTAAVPAVAEVAPELPAAVPAEEAAPAAPRTTKVRVTERIVDEAEARARRAVRRAVRTADAPLPLGAAAQVAQTADPTLAASQWAGTGGFTAWLSRALPDLDVSTRPPGHVWDPQRFGEADLPGAVADTAPNQLQRQVIAVTDTPGLSQAQYRVVLQTLAADVAAHPFDRVATSRRVHEACQQSGAKVGRSTINFVISGVLYTGLSLDAKPTPEDVARSWADNVIGLCRGARMELTNGDAAAIRAWVGGGLVTG encoded by the coding sequence GTGACCATCACTCCCGAGCACACCCGCCGGCTGCGTTCTGCGCTGTTCGTCGACTTCGACAACGTCTACATCGGCCTGGCGCGGCTCGACCCGCAGGCCGCGGAGGCGTTCGCGACCGACCCCGCCCACTGGCTCTCCGAGCTCGGCCAGGGGTCCGACGTCGACGGCGACCTCACCCGCCGGTTCCTGGTGCGCGCGTGCTACCTCAACCCCTCGGTGTACTCGCGCTTCCGCCCCAACTTCACCCGCGCCGGCTTCAAGGTCGTCGACTGCCCCTCGCTCACGCAGCAGGGCAAGTCCAGCGCCGACATCAACCTCGTCCTCGACGCCGTCGACGCGCTCGCGGCGACCACGCACTACGACGAGTTCGTCATCGTCTCCGCCGACGCCGACTTCACGCCCCTCGCGCAGCGGTGCCGCGCGGACGACCGCCGGGTGACCATCATCACGGCCTCGCCGGCCGCCTCCGCGTACCGGTCGGTCGCCGACACGGTCATCGGCGCGGACGCGCTCGCGGACCTCGTGACGCAGACCGCCTCGACGTTCGTGGCCGACCCCGTGCCCGAGCCGGTGGCGGTCGAGACCGAGACCGTCGTCGTCGAGCCGGTGGCCGCGGCAGCGCCGCCCGAGGCCGCACCCACGACGACGCGCACGGGCCGCTCGCGCCGCGCGACGCGCGGCGTGACCGCAGCGGTCCCGGCCGTCGCCGAGGTCGCCCCCGAGCTCCCTGCCGCGGTCCCCGCGGAGGAGGCGGCGCCGGCCGCCCCCCGCACGACCAAGGTGCGCGTCACCGAGCGGATCGTCGACGAGGCCGAGGCGCGTGCCCGGCGTGCCGTGCGGCGTGCGGTGCGCACCGCCGACGCCCCCCTGCCGCTGGGCGCCGCGGCACAGGTCGCACAGACGGCCGACCCGACCCTCGCCGCGTCGCAGTGGGCCGGCACGGGCGGCTTCACCGCGTGGCTGTCGCGGGCCCTGCCGGACCTCGACGTCTCGACGCGCCCGCCGGGTCACGTGTGGGACCCGCAGCGCTTCGGCGAGGCCGACCTGCCGGGTGCGGTGGCCGACACGGCGCCCAACCAGCTGCAGCGCCAGGTCATCGCCGTGACCGACACGCCCGGGCTGAGCCAGGCGCAGTACCGGGTGGTGCTCCAGACGCTCGCGGCGGACGTCGCCGCACACCCGTTCGACCGGGTCGCGACGTCCCGTCGCGTGCACGAGGCGTGCCAGCAGTCCGGCGCGAAGGTGGGCCGCTCGACCATCAACTTCGTCATCTCCGGCGTGCTGTACACGGGCCTGTCGCTCGACGCGAAGCCGACGCCGGAGGACGTCGCGCGCAGCTGGGCGGACAACGTCATCGGCCTGTGCCGCGGCGCCCGCATGGAGCTGACGAACGGCGACGCGGCCGCGATCCGCGCCTGGGTGGGCGGCGGCCTCGTCACGGGCTGA
- the rlmC gene encoding 23S rRNA (uracil(747)-C(5))-methyltransferase RlmC: MRCGYFDAGVCRSCTLLAVPYPEQVDAQQRHVRTVLGDPVGVTWLPTVTSAEAGFRNKAKMVVAGTVDAPTLGILDGHGHGVDLQGCPLYPPALTAALAPLAAFVSEARLVPYDVPTRTGELKHLLVTASPDGDLMVRFVLRSTEALARVRKHLPSLRAALPHLVVASVNVQPVHAAVLEGEREILLTERETLRMRVNGLDLHLRPRSFFQTNTEVAAALYRQAVAWADEAQVTSAWDLYCGVGGFALHLARAGRRVVGVETSAEAVASAEVTARDAGLPGTRFLAGDATAFALAAHDVPDLVVVNPPRRGLGEPLSRWLEASGVPRVLYSSCHAGSLARDLAHMPSLRPVRAQVLDMFPHTLHHEVLTLLERT, encoded by the coding sequence GTGCGCTGCGGTTACTTCGACGCGGGCGTGTGCCGCTCGTGCACGCTCCTGGCGGTGCCGTACCCGGAGCAGGTCGACGCGCAGCAGCGCCACGTGCGCACCGTGCTCGGCGACCCCGTCGGCGTCACGTGGCTGCCGACCGTCACGAGCGCCGAGGCGGGCTTCCGCAACAAGGCGAAGATGGTCGTCGCGGGCACCGTCGACGCCCCCACGCTCGGCATCCTCGACGGTCACGGCCACGGCGTGGACCTGCAGGGCTGCCCGCTGTACCCGCCGGCCCTGACGGCGGCCCTCGCGCCGCTCGCCGCCTTCGTCTCCGAGGCGCGGCTGGTCCCGTACGACGTGCCGACGCGCACCGGTGAGCTCAAGCACCTGCTCGTGACGGCCTCGCCCGACGGCGACCTCATGGTCCGGTTCGTGCTGCGCAGCACCGAGGCGCTCGCGCGCGTGCGCAAGCACCTGCCGTCCCTGCGGGCCGCCCTGCCGCACCTCGTCGTCGCGTCGGTCAACGTGCAGCCGGTGCACGCGGCGGTGCTCGAGGGGGAGCGCGAGATCCTCCTCACCGAGCGCGAGACGCTGCGGATGCGCGTCAACGGGCTCGACCTGCACCTGCGACCGCGCAGCTTCTTCCAGACCAACACCGAGGTCGCAGCTGCGCTCTACCGGCAGGCCGTCGCCTGGGCCGACGAGGCGCAGGTGACCTCCGCGTGGGACCTGTACTGCGGGGTCGGCGGGTTCGCGCTGCACCTCGCGCGGGCGGGGCGGCGGGTCGTCGGTGTGGAGACGAGCGCCGAGGCGGTCGCGAGCGCCGAGGTGACCGCGCGCGACGCCGGCCTGCCGGGCACACGGTTCCTCGCGGGCGACGCCACGGCGTTCGCGCTCGCTGCCCACGACGTGCCCGACCTCGTGGTGGTGAACCCGCCGCGGCGCGGGCTGGGCGAGCCGCTGAGCCGCTGGCTCGAGGCCAGCGGGGTCCCACGCGTCCTGTACTCGTCGTGCCACGCGGGCTCGCTGGCGCGGGACCTCGCGCACATGCCGTCGCTGCGCCCGGTGCGTGCCCAGGTCCTCGACATGTTCCCGCACACGCTCCACCACGAGGTCCTCACGCTCCTCGAACGCACCTGA
- a CDS encoding DUF5684 domain-containing protein has translation MSTLFAVPITDAEAAAAAGGMAILFLIFGVVGYVISSLGLMGVFTKAGKPAWAAFVPIYNLIVLLEVVGRPVWWLVLFLVPGVNIVALIIVMNDLSKSFGHEAGFTVGLVLLTVVFLWILWLGSSTYRGPAAATTAAPTTAYAA, from the coding sequence ATGTCCACACTCTTCGCGGTCCCGATCACCGACGCCGAGGCCGCCGCGGCCGCCGGCGGCATGGCGATCCTCTTCCTCATCTTCGGCGTCGTCGGCTACGTCATCTCGTCCCTCGGCCTCATGGGTGTCTTCACCAAGGCCGGCAAGCCCGCGTGGGCGGCCTTCGTGCCGATCTACAACCTCATCGTCCTGCTCGAGGTCGTCGGTCGCCCCGTGTGGTGGCTCGTCCTCTTCCTCGTCCCCGGCGTCAACATCGTCGCCCTGATCATCGTGATGAACGACCTGTCGAAGTCCTTCGGGCACGAGGCAGGCTTCACCGTCGGGCTCGTCCTGCTCACGGTGGTGTTCCTGTGGATCCTGTGGCTCGGCTCGAGCACGTACCGCGGCCCGGCCGCGGCCACGACCGCCGCACCGACGACCGCGTACGCCGCCTGA